Proteins encoded by one window of Salvia splendens isolate huo1 chromosome 7, SspV2, whole genome shotgun sequence:
- the LOC121741499 gene encoding glycogen phosphorylase 1-like isoform X1: MAATPVSPLAPGLPCAEPYIRSTPNLSHRRSVLFNSEPKHFNHAFISHNVISKHPRASTASQDTDFASDGSSTVAIENDDVAGSTVFVIRARNRIGLLGVITRVFKVLGLTVQGASVEFEGDFFVKSFHVTSSDGKKLEDVEDLERIRKSLMEAIDGVGDTSAGLMQAGGRGVVVKKSVSGLESLGERRAKAEKMFGLMDGFLKNDPMSLQKDILDHVEYTVARSRFNFDDFEAFQALSHSVRDRLIERWHDTHQHFKKQDPKRLYFLSLEFLMGRSLSNSVINLGIRDEYAEALSQLGFEYEVLAEQEGDAALGNGGLARLSACQMDSLATLDYPVWGYGLRYQYGLFRQVIVDGYQHEQPDYWLNFGNPWEIERIQVSYSVKFYGTVEEKASNGVKYKVWTPGETVEAVAYDNPIPGYGTRNAINLRLWAAKPSGQYDLESYNTGDYINAIVNRQKAETISYVLYPDDRSYQGKELRLKQQYFFVSASVQDIIRRFKDVHDNFDEFPDKVAFQINDTHPSLAIVEVMRMLIDEECLDWGRAWEIVCRAFSFTTHTVNTEGLEKIPVDLLGSLLPRHLQIMYDINHRFMEDLKRKIGQDYSRLERMSIVEEGIVKSIRMANLSIICSHTVNGVSKVHFELLKTRLFKDFHDLWPQKFQYKTNGVTQRRWIVVSNPGLCSLISKWLGTEAWIRNVDLLAGLQEHASNPVLQQEWTMTKTINKMRLADYIETSTGVKVSLDAMFDVQVKRIHEYKRQLMNILGIVYRYDCIKNMNKSDRKKVVPRVCIIGGKAAPGYEVAKKIIKLCHAVAEKVNGDDDVGDLLKVVFIPDYNVSVAELVIPGSDLSQHISTVGHEASGTGSMKFLMNGCLLLATADGSTVEIIEEIGAENMFLVGAKLHEDPQSGDKPARGVSIQFIRVVSMVRDGYFGFKEYFNSLCDSLEDDKDFYKLGADFSSYLEAQAMADRVFVNKEKWTCMSILSTAGSGKFSSDRTIEEYAKHAWGIEPCRCPF, encoded by the exons ATGGCTGCAACTCCAGTTTCGCCGCTCGCGCCCGGATTGCCGTGTGCTGAGCCCTACAtccgatcaactccaaatcTCAGCCACCGCCGTTCAGTGTTGTTCAATTCCGAGCCCAAGCACTTCAATCACGCCTTCATTTCGCACAATGTCATCTCCAAGCACCCACGGGCATCAACTGCAAGTCAAGATACTGATTTTGCCAGCGACGGTTCTTCCACTGTTGCAATCGAAAACGATGATGTTGCCGGCTCGACGGTCTTTGTAATCCGAGCGAGAAACAGAATCGGGCTTCTAGGGGTTATTACTCGAGTTTTCAAAGTGCTTGGTCTCACAGTCCAAGGAGCTTCAGTTGAGTTTGAAGGGGACTTCTTTGTCAAAAGTTTTCATGTTACTAGCTCTGATGGTAAGAAGCTTGAGGATGTTGAAGATCTTGAGAGAATTAGGAAGTCATTGATGGAGGCTATTGATGGTGTTGGTGATACCTCTGCCGGACTCATGCAGGCCGGCGGGAGAGGGGTGGTGGTGAAGAAATCAGTATCGGGACTGGAGTCTTTGGGAGAAAGGAGAGCAAAGGCGGAGAAGATGTTCGGATTGATGGATGGATTTTTGAAGAATGATCCGATGAGTTTGCAGAAGGATATTTTAGATCATGTGGAGTACACGGTGGCAAGGTCCAGGttcaattttgatgattttgaagcgTTTCAG GCATTGTCTCACAGTGTAAGAGATCGTCTTATTGAGCGGTGGCATGACACGCATCAACATTTTAAGAAGCAAGATCCAAAGCGcctatattttctctcactcgAATTTCTTATGG GTCGTTCGCTGTCCAACAGTGTCATCAACCTTGGTATTCGAGATGAGTATGCAGAAGCTTTAAGCCAACTTGGATTTGAATATGAAGTTTTAGCGGAGCAG GAAGGAGATGCAGCACTCGGTAATGGTGGCCTAGCCCGACTCTCAGCATGCCAAATGGATTCTTTAGCAACACTGGATTATCCAGTTTGGGG GTATGGGTTACGCTATCAGTATGGTCTATTCCGTCAGGTTATCGTAGATGGGTATCAACACGAACAACCAGATTATTGGCTGAACTTCGGAAATCCTTGGGAAATAGAGAGAATACAAGTTTCATATTCTGTGAAG TTCTATGGCACGGTTGAAGAGAAAGCCTCAAACGGAGTCAAATACAAAGTCTGGACACCTGGAGAAACA GTTGAAGCCGTTGCTTATGACAACCCAATACCTGGTTATGGAACAAGGAATGCCATTAACCTTCGACTATGGGCTGCTAAACCAAGTGGGCAATATGACCTG GAGTCATACAATACTGGGGACTACATAAATGCAATTGTAAACAGACAGAAGGCGGAAACCATAAGTTATGTCCTGTATCCTGATGATCGTTCTTATCAG GGGAAGGAATTGAGACTAAAGCAGCAATACTTCTTTGTTTCAGCATCGGTGCAAGACATCATCAGGAGATTTAAAGATGTTCATGACAACTTTGATGAATTTCCTGATAAG GTTGCTTTTCAGATAAACGATACTCACCCATCGCTTGCAATAGTTGAGGTCATGAGAATGCTTATTGATGAAGAATGTTTAGATTGGGGTAGAGCTTGGGAGATAGTATGTCGGGCATTTTCTTTCACGACTCACACGGTAAACACTGAAGGGCTGGAGAAAATTCCTGTGGATCTACTGGGAAGTCTTCTCCCGCGTCATTTGCAA ATAATGTATGATATTAATCATCGATTCATGgaagatttgaaaagaaagatTGGCCAGGACTACAGCAGACTTGAGCGGATGTCAATTGTGGAGGAAGGGATTGTGAAG AGTATCCGGATGGCAAACTTATCAATTATTTGCAGTCACACAGTCAATGGAGTATCCAAAGTACATTTTGAGTTACTTAAAACAAGATTATTCAAG GATTTCCATGACCTATGGCCTCAGAAGTTCCAGTATAAAACAAATGGAGTAACACAG AGAAGGTGGATAGTGGTGAGTAATCCTGGTTTATGCTCTCTCATCTCAAAATGGCTGGGGACAGAAGCATGGATCCGTAATGTCGACCTCTTAGCAGGTTTACAAGAGCATGCATCAAATCCTGTCCTACAACAAGAGTGGACAATG ACGAAGACAATTAATAAGATGAGGCTTGCTGACTACATTGAAACTTCGACTGGGGTTAAG GTCAGCTTAGATGCAATGTTTGACGTCCAGGTAAAGCGTATACATGAATACAAACGGCAATTGATGAATATACTTGGTATCGTGTATCGATATGACTGCATTAAG AATATGAACAAAAGTGACAGAAAGAAGGTTGTACCCCGTGTCTGCATCATAGGAGGCAAAGCTGCTCCTGGTTATGAAGTTGCCAAGAAAATTATTAAGCTATGTCATGCTGTTGCAGAAAAAGTTAAcggtgatgatgatgttggggATCTACTCAAAGTG GTTTTTATCCCGGACTATAATGTGTCTGTAGCTGAACTGGTTATCCCTGGCAGTGACCTTTCACAGCATATCAG TACTGTTGGGCATGAGGCGTCAGGAACTGGCAGTATGAAATTTCTCATGAATGGGTGCTTGCTATTAGCCACTGCAGATGGTTCCACAGttgaaataattgaagaaaTAGGAGCAGAAAACATG TTTCTTGTTGGTGCTAAATTGCATGAAGATCCACAATCAGGAGATAAACCTGCTCGAGGAGTATCTATTCAATTTATTCGAGTTGTAAG TATGGTTCGCGATGGTTATTTTGGTTTCAAGGAGTACTTCAATTCACTATGCGACTCTCTGGAGGACGACAAAGATTTTTATAAGCTGGGTGCTGATTTTTCTAGTTATCTTGAGGCTCAG GCTATGGCTGATAGAGTTTTtgtgaacaaagaaaaatggaCTTGCATGAGTATCCTTAGCACTGCTGGTTCTGGGAAATTCAGCAGCGACCGAACAATCGAAGAATATGCCAAACATGCTTGGGGGATTGAACCCTGCAGATGTCCCTTCTGA
- the LOC121741499 gene encoding glycogen phosphorylase 1-like isoform X2, whose translation MAATPVSPLAPGLPCAEPYIRSTPNLSHRRSVLFNSEPKHFNHAFISHNVISKHPRASTASQDTDFASDGSSTVAIENDDVAGSTVFVIRARNRIGLLGVITRVFKVLGLTVQGASVEFEGDFFVKSFHVTSSDGKKLEDVEDLERIRKSLMEAIDGVGDTSAGLMQAGGRGVVVKKSVSGLESLGERRAKAEKMFGLMDGFLKNDPMSLQKDILDHVEYTVARSRFNFDDFEAFQALSHSVRDRLIERWHDTHQHFKKQDPKRLYFLSLEFLMGRSLSNSVINLGIRDEYAEALSQLGFEYEVLAEQEGDAALGNGGLARLSACQMDSLATLDYPVWGYGLRYQYGLFRQVIVDGYQHEQPDYWLNFGNPWEIERIQVSYSVKFYGTVEEKASNGVKYKVWTPGETVEAVAYDNPIPGYGTRNAINLRLWAAKPSGQYDLESYNTGDYINAIVNRQKAETISYVLYPDDRSYQGKELRLKQQYFFVSASVQDIIRRFKDVHDNFDEFPDKVAFQINDTHPSLAIVEVMRMLIDEECLDWGRAWEIVCRAFSFTTHTVNTEGLEKIPVDLLGSLLPRHLQIMYDINHRFMEDLKRKIGQDYSRLERMSIVEEGIVKSIRMANLSIICSHTVNGVSKVHFELLKTRLFKRRWIVVSNPGLCSLISKWLGTEAWIRNVDLLAGLQEHASNPVLQQEWTMTKTINKMRLADYIETSTGVKVSLDAMFDVQVKRIHEYKRQLMNILGIVYRYDCIKNMNKSDRKKVVPRVCIIGGKAAPGYEVAKKIIKLCHAVAEKVNGDDDVGDLLKVVFIPDYNVSVAELVIPGSDLSQHISTVGHEASGTGSMKFLMNGCLLLATADGSTVEIIEEIGAENMFLVGAKLHEDPQSGDKPARGVSIQFIRVVSMVRDGYFGFKEYFNSLCDSLEDDKDFYKLGADFSSYLEAQAMADRVFVNKEKWTCMSILSTAGSGKFSSDRTIEEYAKHAWGIEPCRCPF comes from the exons ATGGCTGCAACTCCAGTTTCGCCGCTCGCGCCCGGATTGCCGTGTGCTGAGCCCTACAtccgatcaactccaaatcTCAGCCACCGCCGTTCAGTGTTGTTCAATTCCGAGCCCAAGCACTTCAATCACGCCTTCATTTCGCACAATGTCATCTCCAAGCACCCACGGGCATCAACTGCAAGTCAAGATACTGATTTTGCCAGCGACGGTTCTTCCACTGTTGCAATCGAAAACGATGATGTTGCCGGCTCGACGGTCTTTGTAATCCGAGCGAGAAACAGAATCGGGCTTCTAGGGGTTATTACTCGAGTTTTCAAAGTGCTTGGTCTCACAGTCCAAGGAGCTTCAGTTGAGTTTGAAGGGGACTTCTTTGTCAAAAGTTTTCATGTTACTAGCTCTGATGGTAAGAAGCTTGAGGATGTTGAAGATCTTGAGAGAATTAGGAAGTCATTGATGGAGGCTATTGATGGTGTTGGTGATACCTCTGCCGGACTCATGCAGGCCGGCGGGAGAGGGGTGGTGGTGAAGAAATCAGTATCGGGACTGGAGTCTTTGGGAGAAAGGAGAGCAAAGGCGGAGAAGATGTTCGGATTGATGGATGGATTTTTGAAGAATGATCCGATGAGTTTGCAGAAGGATATTTTAGATCATGTGGAGTACACGGTGGCAAGGTCCAGGttcaattttgatgattttgaagcgTTTCAG GCATTGTCTCACAGTGTAAGAGATCGTCTTATTGAGCGGTGGCATGACACGCATCAACATTTTAAGAAGCAAGATCCAAAGCGcctatattttctctcactcgAATTTCTTATGG GTCGTTCGCTGTCCAACAGTGTCATCAACCTTGGTATTCGAGATGAGTATGCAGAAGCTTTAAGCCAACTTGGATTTGAATATGAAGTTTTAGCGGAGCAG GAAGGAGATGCAGCACTCGGTAATGGTGGCCTAGCCCGACTCTCAGCATGCCAAATGGATTCTTTAGCAACACTGGATTATCCAGTTTGGGG GTATGGGTTACGCTATCAGTATGGTCTATTCCGTCAGGTTATCGTAGATGGGTATCAACACGAACAACCAGATTATTGGCTGAACTTCGGAAATCCTTGGGAAATAGAGAGAATACAAGTTTCATATTCTGTGAAG TTCTATGGCACGGTTGAAGAGAAAGCCTCAAACGGAGTCAAATACAAAGTCTGGACACCTGGAGAAACA GTTGAAGCCGTTGCTTATGACAACCCAATACCTGGTTATGGAACAAGGAATGCCATTAACCTTCGACTATGGGCTGCTAAACCAAGTGGGCAATATGACCTG GAGTCATACAATACTGGGGACTACATAAATGCAATTGTAAACAGACAGAAGGCGGAAACCATAAGTTATGTCCTGTATCCTGATGATCGTTCTTATCAG GGGAAGGAATTGAGACTAAAGCAGCAATACTTCTTTGTTTCAGCATCGGTGCAAGACATCATCAGGAGATTTAAAGATGTTCATGACAACTTTGATGAATTTCCTGATAAG GTTGCTTTTCAGATAAACGATACTCACCCATCGCTTGCAATAGTTGAGGTCATGAGAATGCTTATTGATGAAGAATGTTTAGATTGGGGTAGAGCTTGGGAGATAGTATGTCGGGCATTTTCTTTCACGACTCACACGGTAAACACTGAAGGGCTGGAGAAAATTCCTGTGGATCTACTGGGAAGTCTTCTCCCGCGTCATTTGCAA ATAATGTATGATATTAATCATCGATTCATGgaagatttgaaaagaaagatTGGCCAGGACTACAGCAGACTTGAGCGGATGTCAATTGTGGAGGAAGGGATTGTGAAG AGTATCCGGATGGCAAACTTATCAATTATTTGCAGTCACACAGTCAATGGAGTATCCAAAGTACATTTTGAGTTACTTAAAACAAGATTATTCAAG AGAAGGTGGATAGTGGTGAGTAATCCTGGTTTATGCTCTCTCATCTCAAAATGGCTGGGGACAGAAGCATGGATCCGTAATGTCGACCTCTTAGCAGGTTTACAAGAGCATGCATCAAATCCTGTCCTACAACAAGAGTGGACAATG ACGAAGACAATTAATAAGATGAGGCTTGCTGACTACATTGAAACTTCGACTGGGGTTAAG GTCAGCTTAGATGCAATGTTTGACGTCCAGGTAAAGCGTATACATGAATACAAACGGCAATTGATGAATATACTTGGTATCGTGTATCGATATGACTGCATTAAG AATATGAACAAAAGTGACAGAAAGAAGGTTGTACCCCGTGTCTGCATCATAGGAGGCAAAGCTGCTCCTGGTTATGAAGTTGCCAAGAAAATTATTAAGCTATGTCATGCTGTTGCAGAAAAAGTTAAcggtgatgatgatgttggggATCTACTCAAAGTG GTTTTTATCCCGGACTATAATGTGTCTGTAGCTGAACTGGTTATCCCTGGCAGTGACCTTTCACAGCATATCAG TACTGTTGGGCATGAGGCGTCAGGAACTGGCAGTATGAAATTTCTCATGAATGGGTGCTTGCTATTAGCCACTGCAGATGGTTCCACAGttgaaataattgaagaaaTAGGAGCAGAAAACATG TTTCTTGTTGGTGCTAAATTGCATGAAGATCCACAATCAGGAGATAAACCTGCTCGAGGAGTATCTATTCAATTTATTCGAGTTGTAAG TATGGTTCGCGATGGTTATTTTGGTTTCAAGGAGTACTTCAATTCACTATGCGACTCTCTGGAGGACGACAAAGATTTTTATAAGCTGGGTGCTGATTTTTCTAGTTATCTTGAGGCTCAG GCTATGGCTGATAGAGTTTTtgtgaacaaagaaaaatggaCTTGCATGAGTATCCTTAGCACTGCTGGTTCTGGGAAATTCAGCAGCGACCGAACAATCGAAGAATATGCCAAACATGCTTGGGGGATTGAACCCTGCAGATGTCCCTTCTGA
- the LOC121741499 gene encoding glycogen phosphorylase 1-like isoform X3 — protein MAATPVSPLAPGLPCAEPYIRSTPNLSHRRSVLFNSEPKHFNHAFISHNVISKHPRASTASQDTDFASDGSSTVAIENDDVAGSTVFVIRARNRIGLLGVITRVFKVLGLTVQGASVEFEGDFFVKSFHVTSSDGKKLEDVEDLERIRKSLMEAIDGVGDTSAGLMQAGGRGVVVKKSVSGLESLGERRAKAEKMFGLMDGFLKNDPMSLQKDILDHVEYTVARSRFNFDDFEAFQALSHSVRDRLIERWHDTHQHFKKQDPKRLYFLSLEFLMGRSLSNSVINLGIRDEYAEALSQLGFEYEVLAEQEGDAALGNGGLARLSACQMDSLATLDYPVWGYGLRYQYGLFRQVIVDGYQHEQPDYWLNFGNPWEIERIQVSYSVKVEAVAYDNPIPGYGTRNAINLRLWAAKPSGQYDLESYNTGDYINAIVNRQKAETISYVLYPDDRSYQGKELRLKQQYFFVSASVQDIIRRFKDVHDNFDEFPDKVAFQINDTHPSLAIVEVMRMLIDEECLDWGRAWEIVCRAFSFTTHTVNTEGLEKIPVDLLGSLLPRHLQIMYDINHRFMEDLKRKIGQDYSRLERMSIVEEGIVKSIRMANLSIICSHTVNGVSKVHFELLKTRLFKDFHDLWPQKFQYKTNGVTQRRWIVVSNPGLCSLISKWLGTEAWIRNVDLLAGLQEHASNPVLQQEWTMTKTINKMRLADYIETSTGVKVSLDAMFDVQVKRIHEYKRQLMNILGIVYRYDCIKNMNKSDRKKVVPRVCIIGGKAAPGYEVAKKIIKLCHAVAEKVNGDDDVGDLLKVVFIPDYNVSVAELVIPGSDLSQHISTVGHEASGTGSMKFLMNGCLLLATADGSTVEIIEEIGAENMFLVGAKLHEDPQSGDKPARGVSIQFIRVVSMVRDGYFGFKEYFNSLCDSLEDDKDFYKLGADFSSYLEAQAMADRVFVNKEKWTCMSILSTAGSGKFSSDRTIEEYAKHAWGIEPCRCPF, from the exons ATGGCTGCAACTCCAGTTTCGCCGCTCGCGCCCGGATTGCCGTGTGCTGAGCCCTACAtccgatcaactccaaatcTCAGCCACCGCCGTTCAGTGTTGTTCAATTCCGAGCCCAAGCACTTCAATCACGCCTTCATTTCGCACAATGTCATCTCCAAGCACCCACGGGCATCAACTGCAAGTCAAGATACTGATTTTGCCAGCGACGGTTCTTCCACTGTTGCAATCGAAAACGATGATGTTGCCGGCTCGACGGTCTTTGTAATCCGAGCGAGAAACAGAATCGGGCTTCTAGGGGTTATTACTCGAGTTTTCAAAGTGCTTGGTCTCACAGTCCAAGGAGCTTCAGTTGAGTTTGAAGGGGACTTCTTTGTCAAAAGTTTTCATGTTACTAGCTCTGATGGTAAGAAGCTTGAGGATGTTGAAGATCTTGAGAGAATTAGGAAGTCATTGATGGAGGCTATTGATGGTGTTGGTGATACCTCTGCCGGACTCATGCAGGCCGGCGGGAGAGGGGTGGTGGTGAAGAAATCAGTATCGGGACTGGAGTCTTTGGGAGAAAGGAGAGCAAAGGCGGAGAAGATGTTCGGATTGATGGATGGATTTTTGAAGAATGATCCGATGAGTTTGCAGAAGGATATTTTAGATCATGTGGAGTACACGGTGGCAAGGTCCAGGttcaattttgatgattttgaagcgTTTCAG GCATTGTCTCACAGTGTAAGAGATCGTCTTATTGAGCGGTGGCATGACACGCATCAACATTTTAAGAAGCAAGATCCAAAGCGcctatattttctctcactcgAATTTCTTATGG GTCGTTCGCTGTCCAACAGTGTCATCAACCTTGGTATTCGAGATGAGTATGCAGAAGCTTTAAGCCAACTTGGATTTGAATATGAAGTTTTAGCGGAGCAG GAAGGAGATGCAGCACTCGGTAATGGTGGCCTAGCCCGACTCTCAGCATGCCAAATGGATTCTTTAGCAACACTGGATTATCCAGTTTGGGG GTATGGGTTACGCTATCAGTATGGTCTATTCCGTCAGGTTATCGTAGATGGGTATCAACACGAACAACCAGATTATTGGCTGAACTTCGGAAATCCTTGGGAAATAGAGAGAATACAAGTTTCATATTCTGTGAAG GTTGAAGCCGTTGCTTATGACAACCCAATACCTGGTTATGGAACAAGGAATGCCATTAACCTTCGACTATGGGCTGCTAAACCAAGTGGGCAATATGACCTG GAGTCATACAATACTGGGGACTACATAAATGCAATTGTAAACAGACAGAAGGCGGAAACCATAAGTTATGTCCTGTATCCTGATGATCGTTCTTATCAG GGGAAGGAATTGAGACTAAAGCAGCAATACTTCTTTGTTTCAGCATCGGTGCAAGACATCATCAGGAGATTTAAAGATGTTCATGACAACTTTGATGAATTTCCTGATAAG GTTGCTTTTCAGATAAACGATACTCACCCATCGCTTGCAATAGTTGAGGTCATGAGAATGCTTATTGATGAAGAATGTTTAGATTGGGGTAGAGCTTGGGAGATAGTATGTCGGGCATTTTCTTTCACGACTCACACGGTAAACACTGAAGGGCTGGAGAAAATTCCTGTGGATCTACTGGGAAGTCTTCTCCCGCGTCATTTGCAA ATAATGTATGATATTAATCATCGATTCATGgaagatttgaaaagaaagatTGGCCAGGACTACAGCAGACTTGAGCGGATGTCAATTGTGGAGGAAGGGATTGTGAAG AGTATCCGGATGGCAAACTTATCAATTATTTGCAGTCACACAGTCAATGGAGTATCCAAAGTACATTTTGAGTTACTTAAAACAAGATTATTCAAG GATTTCCATGACCTATGGCCTCAGAAGTTCCAGTATAAAACAAATGGAGTAACACAG AGAAGGTGGATAGTGGTGAGTAATCCTGGTTTATGCTCTCTCATCTCAAAATGGCTGGGGACAGAAGCATGGATCCGTAATGTCGACCTCTTAGCAGGTTTACAAGAGCATGCATCAAATCCTGTCCTACAACAAGAGTGGACAATG ACGAAGACAATTAATAAGATGAGGCTTGCTGACTACATTGAAACTTCGACTGGGGTTAAG GTCAGCTTAGATGCAATGTTTGACGTCCAGGTAAAGCGTATACATGAATACAAACGGCAATTGATGAATATACTTGGTATCGTGTATCGATATGACTGCATTAAG AATATGAACAAAAGTGACAGAAAGAAGGTTGTACCCCGTGTCTGCATCATAGGAGGCAAAGCTGCTCCTGGTTATGAAGTTGCCAAGAAAATTATTAAGCTATGTCATGCTGTTGCAGAAAAAGTTAAcggtgatgatgatgttggggATCTACTCAAAGTG GTTTTTATCCCGGACTATAATGTGTCTGTAGCTGAACTGGTTATCCCTGGCAGTGACCTTTCACAGCATATCAG TACTGTTGGGCATGAGGCGTCAGGAACTGGCAGTATGAAATTTCTCATGAATGGGTGCTTGCTATTAGCCACTGCAGATGGTTCCACAGttgaaataattgaagaaaTAGGAGCAGAAAACATG TTTCTTGTTGGTGCTAAATTGCATGAAGATCCACAATCAGGAGATAAACCTGCTCGAGGAGTATCTATTCAATTTATTCGAGTTGTAAG TATGGTTCGCGATGGTTATTTTGGTTTCAAGGAGTACTTCAATTCACTATGCGACTCTCTGGAGGACGACAAAGATTTTTATAAGCTGGGTGCTGATTTTTCTAGTTATCTTGAGGCTCAG GCTATGGCTGATAGAGTTTTtgtgaacaaagaaaaatggaCTTGCATGAGTATCCTTAGCACTGCTGGTTCTGGGAAATTCAGCAGCGACCGAACAATCGAAGAATATGCCAAACATGCTTGGGGGATTGAACCCTGCAGATGTCCCTTCTGA